A window of Deinococcus ruber genomic DNA:
CGCCCGCCATCACGGGAAGCTTCTGCGCCTCGCTGTCGTGAGCGAAGGTTTCCAGCGCCACGGCGATCAGGTCGGCCTTGCTGCCCACCAGTCGCCCGTTGTAGCTGCCGTACAGCCCGCCGCTCAGCCCGCGCAGTGTCTTGATGATCGCGCTCGCTGGAACGCCGTGCTGAAGTGCGATGCTCACCACGCGCCCGAGTGCCTCGCTGTCGGCGTTGGCCTCGTCTCCGGCACGCCCCGAAATCACCATCACTTCTACGGGCTTGGCATCCAGGCAGTTCACCGTGACCAGGAAGCTGCGGCGCTGGCCCGAAGTGGGGTCGGTCAGTTTCACCATGTCGGTCACGCCGTGCAGCCGTCCGGGGCGCTGATAAAGCGGCTGGCCGGGCTGAGGCTGGGCAGCGGGGCGCGGGGCGGGCGCTGGGGCAGGAGCGCTGACGGGTTCCGGCGCGGCGGCCTCGCCCATGACCTCGGCGGCGGCTTCGGCAGCAGGTTCCACCTCATCGGCCTTCTTCTTGCTGGTCGAAAGCACCTGAAACTGTCTGCTGCCGTCGCGGTAGACGGTAATCCCCTTGCAGCCGGTACGGTACGCCTCGCTGTAAGCGTCCTCGATTTCCTGCACGGTGGCGCTGTTGGGCAGATTGATCGTCTTGCTCAGGCTGTTGGCGGCGTACCCGTCGGCATCGAAGGCCTGCTGCACCACGCCCTGCATGCGGACATGGTCGAGCGGGGCGATGTCGTGGGCGCACACGAACACCTGCTGCAAGGCGGCGGGAATAAAGCTCAGACCCACCACGCTGCCGTGGTTCTCGCTCACAGCCTGCGTCACCTTGTCCCAGTTCCATGCCCCCTTGCCGTCGTCCATATTGGCAGCGGGCGGATAACTCTCCAGCAGTTCCACGAACAGCGGGGCCAGCAGGGCGCGGTACTCGCTGCCGATCTTGCGCCAGATAAACGGGCTGAACACTGGCTCGATGCCGCTCGACACGCCCATCAGCATGCTGGTGGTTCCGGTCGGGGCAACGGTCAGCACCGCCACGTTTCGCCGGGGCGCGTGCGGCATCTGGGCGGCGTGGCGCTCGTACACCGGGTACACGCCGCGCTCTTTCCCGAGTCGCTCGCTCTCGGCAATCGCCTCCTGGCGCAGCACCCCCATGATCTCGAAGATCGCGTCGCGGCCCGCCTGCGAGTCGTAGCGCAGCCCCATCTTGATAAGGGCGTCGGCCAGTCCCATCACGCCCAAACCCAGGCGGCGCAGGTCGTGGCTGGCGCTGCGGTTGTCTTCCAGCGCAAACACATTCACGTCCAGCACGTCATCCAGAAAGCGGATACACGTGCGAACATCGGCACGGAAGCTCTGGAAATCGAACGCACTCTGCTCGACATACGCGGCCAGATTGATGGCCCCCAGATCGCAGGGTTCACCAACCGTCAGCGGAATCTCGCCGCAATTATGAGCCAAGATACAATTGGCATCGAAGGCATGAATCGTCTCGACCGTCACGTCGTAGACCGCTTCTTCCCCGTCCGGCTCGATGCTCACAATTTCATCGCTGAAGCGCTCCCGGTTGAGCGTGCGGGCATAGGTGTTCAGCCGCTCGGCCAGCAGTTCCGCCTTACGAACGTTCCTGAAACCCACCACATCGGCAAAGACCTGCAAGTTGCTGCCACTGATGACCAGTTCATGCTGCGCCTTCACGTCGCAGTCGCTCAACCCACCTTTCCCGTCGGGGAGAGCGCGAACAGCAGCGGGGCGACGGTCGGGATAGACGGTACTCAGAATGCCCAGACGCGACAGCATCCGCTGAGCACGCTGAAGCAGCAGACGGTCAGACTGGGCCAGTCGCACGCTGACACCCTTGGACTGACTCCCCTGCACGCTGCCGTCAGCGTCGAAAAGGCCCTGGAGAACGCCCCGGTAAAACTCGTAGCCTCCCTGCTCGGTCTCGTCGGTCAGGGTCTTGCGTCCGTACACCACGCCATACTTCGCGGCGAGTTCGGCCAGCGCTTCACTGCTCAACCGAATGCGGTTCCTGCTCTCGTCGCTGCTTCGCCAGAGCTTTTTGACAGCGCCCAGCGCCCGCAGTTGCGTTTCGGCCAGATCAGCCAGCTCGCCACGTTCCGCGCCCCAGAATTCCAGAGCGGCCATCGGGCGGGCCTTGTCGGTGAGAAAGGTTCCGTCTCCAATCAGACTGCCCAGCAACCAGCCCTCGGTATGGTTGCCGTGTCCAGCCCACCCCTTCACCTCTCGGTGGTCGTTTAGCAGAATGCGCTCGCCCGCCTTCAGGGTTCCGGTTTCAGTCCACTCGGTCTGCTGTACGTCGCGGGTCTGGCGAGTCACTTTCATCAGCTTGTGGTTGGCCGTCAGTCGCAGCTCGTACCCACGCCGGGTGCGAAGTTTCAGCACCGGTTTGACGCCGGTCAGCCAGAATCCGCCCCGCGCATCATAGGTCTGTCCGTTCACCACCCCACAGAAATCCTTGCCGATCAGATGCGATACCCGGCGTGCCCCCATCGCGGTGCTCACCCAGGTATCGCCCGTCACACACGGATTCGTACTCCTGATCTGATAGCGCTCACCCAGATCCTTGAGGGCGCTGAATTCATTGATACGGTCTACGAAAATCAGACCCGGTTCGCCGGTGCTCCAGGCGTGCCGGGCGATCTCGCGCCACAGCCACGCGGCGGGAATGGCGGGCTGCCCGGCCTGAAGATACGTCGGTACGCCCCGCGCTCCATCCTCGCTGCGCTCTGGCAGTTCGGGCCACTGCCCCGCGTAGTCACCGCTCTGCTGGGCCAGATAGTACTTGCCCGGCACGTCCTGCGCCTGAATCGGCCACAGCCCGCCCGCCTGAAGGCTGTCCCAGAACGCGCTCGTGACCAGAATGCTGATATTGAAGGTCGAGATGTCGCCCTCTGCCGCTTCCCGGTCGAGGTCTTTGGCGGTCAGGAAATCCAGCACATCCGGGTGAGACACGCTGATGGTCGCCATCCCAGCGCCACGCCGAGTTCCACCCTGTCTTACCACCCGCAGCACGGGCGAGTACACGAAGCGCAGCGTATTGATGGGGCCGCTGTGCTCTGCGCCCCGGTTGGCCCACTCCAGAAAGTTGTCGAAGATTTCCAGCAGGAAGCTGACCGGGCCGCTGCTGGTGCCGCCCGACCCCTTGATCGGTGCGCCCTCGGGCCGCATGCCACTCAGATCGATGCGCGGTTCCAGCCCCAGTTTGGCGTGCTCGGCCACCTGCCGCGCCGCGTCGATGATGCCGCCCATATCGTCCTGCACGCGCTCGACACCCTGCGGCAGACTGCGAACGATCTGCACGCCGTTCTGCCGCGCCAGCACCACCAGTTCCGGCGAGACGGCCTGTCCGTAAATCACCCGCGTCCAGTTCCGCACCATCACCGGCTGTTTGTCGCCGTCGGGCTGGGTTGGCGGGCGCATCATGCCCAGCGTGAAATCCTCGATGTCCGGGTGGGCGGCACTCATGTACACCCAGCCGCGCACGCCCGCATCCGAGCGGCTGCTTTCGGCACGCGGCTGGTACACATCCAGATTCACGCCGTTGCCGCCGCCCACCTTCGTCACCAGGGCCAGCTTCTTCGCCACCTCCATCACGCCCTCAAAGCTGCTGGGGTCGTGCTCGGTGGCCCCCTGCACGAAGCAGTTGAGAACGTTGCCGTGCTGCGTGCCCGCTCCCGCCATCACGCGCCCACCGGGGCAGAATTTCTTGCCCGCCATCAGGTCGTAGTAGCGCTGCGCCCACGCGAGCCGCGCCTCGGGGGCTTCGGCAGCAGCCACCCAGTCGGCCACCCGCCGGAACAGCCCGCTCAGGTCGCCGTCTCCCGGCTGAAAGTACTGGCGCTTGGCGATGTGCTGAGCGTTCTCGTCAAAGTTCTGAAGTGCAGACGTGGGCAGGGTGGTCATAGGACTCCTGTGCAGCACGCCCAAACGACGCGCTGAGACATGAAAGCGTGCGCCCCGCACCCGGAAGGCACGGCGCAGACAAACAGCAGCAGATAAAGAGCAGAGGCAACCGACACAGAGGAACAGCAGAGACGAAGAGTGCAGAGAGGCAACTCGGCTGAAGAGCAGAGAACGCCTGCCAACTTGGTGGCTGCATGGTACTACATCCTGTACCGGGTCTCAATCAATGTACTACATATGACCGTATCGGCCACTCGTTCAGGAGGATGGAGGTGTCTTTATTACAGCACGCCCAAGCAGGCAGGTACAGTGCAAACGGCAGGCCAATCGCGTCCAAACTGGACGGTCTGGAAGCGTGGGCCAGGTGACAGAATGCACCCATGCCTCTGCGTGCCTTCCTGCTGGCCCTCTTCGTCACCTTCATCTGGGGGGTGAATTTCGTGGTCATCAAGCTGAGCGTGGACGGTGCGCCCCCGCTGCTGGTGGCGGCGCTGCGCTTCACACTGGCGGCGCTGCCCGCTGTGTTCTTCGTCCGGCGACCCGCCGTGCCGCTGAAGCTGCTGGTCGGGTATGGCCTGACGGTGGGCGTGGTGCAGTTCGGGTTGCTGTATGTGGCGGTGCATCTTGGCCTGAGCGCCGGACTCGCCTCGCTCCTGATGCAGATGCAGGCGTTTCTGACCGCGCTGCTGAGTGCGTGGCTGCTGAAAGAACGGCTGCTGCCCAACCAGATCGCCGGAATGGGCCTGGCGTTCGTGGGCATGGCATTGATCGGCGCGAGCGGCTCGCACCAGGGCGGCGTCCTGAGCTTCGGGCTGGTGCTGCTGGCCGCGCTCGGCTGGGCCTTCAGCAATTTGCAGGTGCGGCAGGCGGGCGGGGCCGACGTGATCGGGTTGGTGGTGTGGTCGTCGCTGGTGTCGCCGCTGCCCCTGCTGCTGGGGTCGGGCCTGCTGTCGGGCTGGGGGCCGACGCTGCACGCCCTGACGCACGGCAGCCTCGGCTTCTGGGGCGGCGTGGCCTTCATGGGGTATTTCAATACGGTGCTGGGCTTCGGACTATGGAGCCGCCTGATTCAGCAGTACGGCGCAGCGCGGGTCGCGCCCCTGTCGCTGATGGTGCCGGTCTTCGGCCTGCTGTCCAGCGCCCTGTACTTCCACGAAACATTCCCGGCCCTGAAAGTCGCGGCGGCGCTGCTGGTGTTCGCCGGGCTGCTGCTGCACGTCTTCGGGGGGCGCTGGCTGGGCAATCAGTACGAATTCCGGTTGAACAGTTCTGAAAGAACTGCGAAACCCGATCAGAGGGAGTAAGAAAAAGTACGGATTCCAGAATGGAGTTAGCCTCCGGCGTTTTTTCGGAGGATAACGGCATGGGGCCGGAATCCGTATCAGTCGCCCTCTGCTTCTCGCAGCCAGGGCCAGCGCTCCCGGTAACTGGCGACCTTGGCGCGGTACAGCCGCCCCCCGCTGTGATCGGCATTGCGCGGATTGGGGCGCAGCACGCCC
This region includes:
- a CDS encoding LAGLIDADG family homing endonuclease; translated protein: MTTLPTSALQNFDENAQHIAKRQYFQPGDGDLSGLFRRVADWVAAAEAPEARLAWAQRYYDLMAGKKFCPGGRVMAGAGTQHGNVLNCFVQGATEHDPSSFEGVMEVAKKLALVTKVGGGNGVNLDVYQPRAESSRSDAGVRGWVYMSAAHPDIEDFTLGMMRPPTQPDGDKQPVMVRNWTRVIYGQAVSPELVVLARQNGVQIVRSLPQGVERVQDDMGGIIDAARQVAEHAKLGLEPRIDLSGMRPEGAPIKGSGGTSSGPVSFLLEIFDNFLEWANRGAEHSGPINTLRFVYSPVLRVVRQGGTRRGAGMATISVSHPDVLDFLTAKDLDREAAEGDISTFNISILVTSAFWDSLQAGGLWPIQAQDVPGKYYLAQQSGDYAGQWPELPERSEDGARGVPTYLQAGQPAIPAAWLWREIARHAWSTGEPGLIFVDRINEFSALKDLGERYQIRSTNPCVTGDTWVSTAMGARRVSHLIGKDFCGVVNGQTYDARGGFWLTGVKPVLKLRTRRGYELRLTANHKLMKVTRQTRDVQQTEWTETGTLKAGERILLNDHREVKGWAGHGNHTEGWLLGSLIGDGTFLTDKARPMAALEFWGAERGELADLAETQLRALGAVKKLWRSSDESRNRIRLSSEALAELAAKYGVVYGRKTLTDETEQGGYEFYRGVLQGLFDADGSVQGSQSKGVSVRLAQSDRLLLQRAQRMLSRLGILSTVYPDRRPAAVRALPDGKGGLSDCDVKAQHELVISGSNLQVFADVVGFRNVRKAELLAERLNTYARTLNRERFSDEIVSIEPDGEEAVYDVTVETIHAFDANCILAHNCGEIPLTVGEPCDLGAINLAAYVEQSAFDFQSFRADVRTCIRFLDDVLDVNVFALEDNRSASHDLRRLGLGVMGLADALIKMGLRYDSQAGRDAIFEIMGVLRQEAIAESERLGKERGVYPVYERHAAQMPHAPRRNVAVLTVAPTGTTSMLMGVSSGIEPVFSPFIWRKIGSEYRALLAPLFVELLESYPPAANMDDGKGAWNWDKVTQAVSENHGSVVGLSFIPAALQQVFVCAHDIAPLDHVRMQGVVQQAFDADGYAANSLSKTINLPNSATVQEIEDAYSEAYRTGCKGITVYRDGSRQFQVLSTSKKKADEVEPAAEAAAEVMGEAAAPEPVSAPAPAPAPRPAAQPQPGQPLYQRPGRLHGVTDMVKLTDPTSGQRRSFLVTVNCLDAKPVEVMVISGRAGDEANADSEALGRVVSIALQHGVPASAIIKTLRGLSGGLYGSYNGRLVGSKADLIAVALETFAHDSEAQKLPVMAGGSDTFEATPAEAQAHGVSVDNMAGEKCPVCEERAIIREEGCLKCRACGYSKCG
- a CDS encoding EamA family transporter; the protein is MPLRAFLLALFVTFIWGVNFVVIKLSVDGAPPLLVAALRFTLAALPAVFFVRRPAVPLKLLVGYGLTVGVVQFGLLYVAVHLGLSAGLASLLMQMQAFLTALLSAWLLKERLLPNQIAGMGLAFVGMALIGASGSHQGGVLSFGLVLLAALGWAFSNLQVRQAGGADVIGLVVWSSLVSPLPLLLGSGLLSGWGPTLHALTHGSLGFWGGVAFMGYFNTVLGFGLWSRLIQQYGAARVAPLSLMVPVFGLLSSALYFHETFPALKVAAALLVFAGLLLHVFGGRWLGNQYEFRLNSSERTAKPDQRE